In Marinomonas posidonica IVIA-Po-181, a single window of DNA contains:
- a CDS encoding OmpH family outer membrane protein, with protein sequence MKRMILALCSLMLINSVQATEMAVVDFRAALLQSNIGQEAAKEPKQKVAQMEARLKQEQVALKEADEQLKREELTLAPDEFNKRRGDLVKKQNGIRQMAAKMQQQAKLLEKKLIEDLTPKGEAALKSIIDERKLDLVLNRQLSLYANSESDITNELVERINKDN encoded by the coding sequence ATGAAAAGAATGATATTGGCGTTGTGTTCACTGATGTTGATAAACAGTGTGCAAGCCACAGAGATGGCTGTGGTCGATTTTAGAGCGGCGTTGTTACAGAGTAATATAGGCCAAGAAGCCGCCAAAGAACCAAAGCAAAAAGTGGCGCAAATGGAAGCACGTTTGAAACAAGAGCAGGTGGCGTTAAAAGAAGCGGATGAGCAACTTAAACGAGAAGAGTTAACCTTGGCGCCAGATGAGTTTAACAAGCGTCGTGGTGATTTGGTGAAAAAGCAGAACGGTATTCGCCAAATGGCAGCAAAAATGCAGCAACAAGCCAAGTTGTTAGAGAAAAAGCTGATTGAAGACCTTACCCCTAAAGGTGAGGCGGCTCTAAAATCCATTATTGATGAACGCAAACTAGACTTAGTATTAAATAGGCAGCTAAGCTTATATGCTAATAGTGAATCTGATATCACCAATGAGTTGGTGGAACGTATTAATAAGGACAATTAA
- the rseP gene encoding RIP metalloprotease RseP has product MLQNIFSIIVALGVLITFHEFGHYYVARRCGVKVLRFSVGFGKPIYRYVSKKTGTEFTLAMIPLGGYVRMLDEREGNVPEALKHQAFTQKNVWQRIAIVAAGPLANFILAVAIYGLVALLGIQSLAPKVGHIAEGSLASQTQMQEGDELVEVAGEAVSSWEEVNLALAGLIGQTRTIIVRYRVEGLSSIQQDSVSLNRWLVGEKPNNLIQSFGLLPWQPTVVPIIAQVVDGGAAQFGGFEAGDTIESIDGEAMSSWQQVVKKVQTSPSKRLTVVVLRQGQSKSLFLTPAAADRNGKVMGYAGLAVVPPKWDESLIRERHYGLFEAIGYGFQQTSKMISLTVSSIGKMLQGLISLDNLSGPITIAKVASASADSGLQSFLKFMAYLSVSLGVLNLLPIPMLDGGHLLFFSIEAIRRKPVSEKIQGVAYRVGASLLFALMAVAIFNDIARL; this is encoded by the coding sequence ATGCTGCAAAATATTTTTTCGATTATTGTCGCTTTGGGTGTGCTGATAACCTTCCATGAATTTGGGCATTATTATGTGGCCCGTCGTTGTGGTGTGAAAGTACTGCGTTTTTCGGTTGGTTTTGGTAAACCCATTTACCGTTATGTGAGCAAGAAAACCGGTACCGAATTTACCTTGGCGATGATTCCTCTTGGTGGTTATGTGCGTATGTTGGATGAGCGTGAAGGTAATGTACCGGAAGCTCTTAAGCATCAAGCCTTTACTCAGAAAAATGTGTGGCAGCGTATTGCTATTGTAGCTGCAGGGCCTCTGGCCAATTTCATTTTGGCAGTGGCGATTTATGGTCTAGTGGCTTTGCTAGGCATTCAGAGTTTGGCGCCAAAAGTTGGTCATATTGCTGAAGGGAGTTTGGCTTCTCAAACACAGATGCAAGAGGGTGATGAGCTGGTTGAGGTTGCTGGGGAAGCGGTTTCTTCTTGGGAAGAGGTGAATTTAGCGCTCGCGGGCTTGATTGGTCAAACAAGAACCATTATCGTTCGCTATCGTGTTGAAGGATTGAGTAGTATTCAGCAGGATTCCGTTAGCTTGAATCGATGGCTAGTCGGTGAAAAGCCTAATAATCTAATTCAGTCCTTTGGTTTGCTACCATGGCAGCCGACGGTGGTACCTATTATCGCTCAGGTGGTTGATGGCGGAGCAGCGCAGTTTGGTGGTTTTGAAGCGGGTGATACCATTGAGTCGATCGATGGTGAGGCTATGTCTAGCTGGCAGCAGGTTGTAAAGAAAGTGCAAACCAGCCCAAGTAAACGTCTGACAGTAGTAGTATTAAGGCAAGGACAAAGTAAAAGCCTCTTCTTAACGCCAGCCGCTGCGGACCGTAATGGTAAGGTGATGGGTTATGCTGGTTTGGCCGTTGTGCCACCCAAATGGGATGAGAGTTTAATTCGAGAGCGTCATTACGGTCTGTTTGAAGCCATAGGTTACGGTTTTCAACAAACGTCTAAGATGATCTCTTTGACGGTTTCCTCCATTGGAAAGATGTTACAAGGATTGATTTCACTGGATAATTTATCTGGGCCGATCACCATCGCGAAGGTGGCCAGCGCCTCTGCTGATTCAGGTTTGCAGTCGTTTTTGAAATTTATGGCTTACTTGAGTGTGAGTCTTGGTGTGTTGAATTTGTTACCCATCCCAATGTTGGATGGTGGGCATTTGTTGTTTTTTAGTATTGAGGCTATTCGTCGCAAACCCGTTTCTGAAAAAATTCAGGGTGTGGCGTATCGAGTTGGAGCTTCTTTGTTGTTTGCTCTGATGGCCGTTGCCATTTTTAATGATATTGCCCGCTTGTAG
- the tsf gene encoding translation elongation factor Ts, whose product MAAVSAALVKELRERTGLGMMECKKALVAANGDVEVAIEELRKSSGMKAAKKAGRTAAEGTIVMRVADDASYGVLVEVNSETDFASRDEGFVAFANKVADVVFATKETSMETLLAGEIGQAREALVQKIGENITPRRAVIVEGGLIGGYLHGNGQIAVLTQLENGSAELAKDVSMHVAAVAPRVVQGDDMPADVLAKEEEIVRAQPDMAGKPAEIVDKMIVGRMKKFLAENSLVEQPFVKNPEIKVGQLVKDAGASVTSFVRLEVGEGIEVEEVDFAAEVAAQLKG is encoded by the coding sequence ATGGCCGCAGTATCTGCAGCATTGGTAAAAGAGCTACGTGAACGTACTGGCCTTGGCATGATGGAGTGTAAAAAAGCACTTGTCGCTGCTAATGGTGATGTCGAAGTAGCTATCGAAGAGCTTCGTAAATCTAGTGGTATGAAAGCTGCTAAGAAGGCAGGCCGTACTGCAGCGGAAGGAACAATCGTTATGCGTGTTGCTGACGATGCTTCTTACGGTGTGTTGGTTGAAGTGAACTCTGAAACTGACTTCGCTTCACGTGATGAAGGTTTTGTTGCTTTTGCTAACAAAGTTGCTGACGTTGTTTTTGCAACGAAAGAAACTAGCATGGAAACTTTGTTGGCTGGCGAAATTGGCCAGGCTCGTGAAGCTTTGGTTCAAAAGATCGGTGAAAACATCACGCCTCGTCGTGCGGTTATTGTTGAAGGTGGTCTAATTGGTGGTTACCTTCACGGTAACGGTCAAATTGCTGTATTGACTCAACTTGAAAACGGTTCTGCTGAATTGGCAAAAGACGTTTCAATGCACGTTGCGGCTGTTGCCCCTCGTGTTGTGCAAGGTGACGACATGCCTGCTGACGTACTTGCTAAAGAAGAAGAGATCGTTCGTGCACAGCCTGATATGGCTGGTAAGCCTGCTGAAATCGTTGATAAAATGATTGTTGGCCGCATGAAAAAATTCTTGGCTGAAAACAGCCTTGTTGAGCAGCCTTTCGTTAAAAACCCAGAAATTAAAGTGGGTCAACTAGTGAAAGACGCTGGTGCTTCTGTAACTTCTTTTGTTCGTCTTGAAGTAGGCGAAGGTATTGAAGTGGAAGAAGTTGACTTCGCTGCAGAGGTTGCTGCACAGCTTAAAGGTTAA
- the frr gene encoding ribosome recycling factor, with amino-acid sequence MINEILKDAEERMSKAVSSVESAFKKIRTGRAHPSLLDSIKVNYYGSETPLSQVANVTVEDARTLGVSPWESNLVPEIEKAIMKSDLGLNPATNGSLIRIPMPALTEETRKNYFKQAKSEAENGRIAIRNIRRDANANLKDLVKEKEISEDEDRRGQDQVQKLTDKFVAQVEERLAAKEKDLMEI; translated from the coding sequence ATGATTAACGAAATTTTGAAAGACGCAGAAGAGCGCATGAGCAAAGCGGTATCGTCTGTTGAATCCGCGTTTAAAAAAATCCGAACGGGGCGTGCGCATCCAAGTTTGTTAGATTCAATTAAAGTGAATTATTACGGTTCTGAAACGCCTTTAAGTCAGGTAGCCAATGTTACGGTTGAAGACGCTCGTACTCTTGGCGTTTCTCCCTGGGAAAGTAACCTTGTGCCGGAAATTGAAAAAGCCATTATGAAATCGGATCTTGGCTTGAACCCAGCAACGAACGGAAGTTTGATTCGTATCCCAATGCCGGCCTTGACGGAAGAGACTCGTAAAAATTATTTCAAACAGGCGAAGTCGGAAGCGGAAAATGGCCGTATTGCCATACGTAATATTCGCCGTGATGCGAATGCAAATTTGAAAGACTTAGTGAAAGAGAAAGAAATTTCAGAAGACGAAGATCGTCGTGGCCAAGATCAAGTGCAAAAACTAACCGATAAGTTTGTCGCCCAGGTTGAAGAGCGCCTTGCAGCGAAAGAAAAAGACTTGATGGAAATTTAA
- the uppS gene encoding polyprenyl diphosphate synthase codes for MSELVDGSAESAVGPAHIAIIMDGNNRWAKKKHLPSIAGHTAGAAAVRRTVEAAARSGVKVLTLFAFSSENWKRPQVEVDGLMGLFMRSLKKELKRLKTHKIRLRVMGDVSGFSDNLQAQIRATEEATKDHDQMTLVIAANYGGRWDIAQAAKLLAKEVAAGQLSPDDITTEKLASRIQLADLPEPDLLIRTSGEERISNFMLWQSAYSEFVFLPVLWPDFDQSDFDEAIGIYQNRQRRYGGR; via the coding sequence ATGTCTGAATTGGTTGACGGCAGCGCAGAGTCTGCAGTCGGCCCAGCTCATATTGCCATTATCATGGATGGTAATAATCGCTGGGCGAAGAAAAAACATCTCCCGAGTATTGCTGGCCACACAGCTGGTGCGGCGGCTGTTCGTCGAACCGTTGAGGCGGCGGCTCGATCCGGGGTAAAGGTGTTGACCTTGTTCGCATTTTCCAGTGAAAACTGGAAGCGCCCACAGGTGGAAGTGGATGGTTTGATGGGGCTTTTTATGCGCTCCTTGAAGAAAGAACTAAAACGTCTTAAAACGCATAAAATTCGATTACGAGTGATGGGTGATGTTTCCGGCTTTAGCGATAACTTGCAGGCGCAAATCCGAGCTACAGAGGAAGCCACCAAAGATCATGATCAGATGACATTGGTGATCGCAGCGAACTATGGTGGTCGCTGGGATATCGCGCAAGCGGCTAAATTGTTAGCCAAAGAAGTCGCGGCAGGTCAATTATCCCCTGATGACATTACAACGGAAAAATTGGCTTCTCGTATTCAATTAGCGGATCTACCTGAACCGGATTTATTAATCCGAACGTCAGGAGAAGAGCGTATTAGTAACTTTATGTTGTGGCAATCAGCGTATTCAGAGTTTGTTTTTTTACCGGTTTTATGGCCGGACTTTGATCAATCTGATTTTGATGAGGCAATTGGTATTTATCAGAATCGTCAGCGTCGCTATGGTGGGCGATAA
- the pyrH gene encoding UMP kinase — MPKEKNPNYKRILLKLSGEALMGDESFGIDPKVLNRIALEIGQLRGIGVEVGIVIGGGNLFRGQALSQAGMDRVTGDHMGMLATVMNALAMRDALERANIATRVMSAITMTGIVEPYDRRRAMRLMKEGDVLIFSAGTGNPFFTTDSAACLRGIEIDADVVLKATKVDGVYSADPMKDPDAVKYDKLGYDEVLEKQLGVMDLTAICLTRDHSMPLRVFNMNKPGALINIMVGGNEGTLIE, encoded by the coding sequence ATGCCAAAAGAAAAGAATCCAAATTACAAACGTATTTTGCTTAAGTTGAGTGGCGAAGCCTTGATGGGTGATGAGTCTTTCGGTATCGATCCTAAAGTATTGAACCGTATTGCACTGGAAATAGGTCAATTACGCGGTATTGGGGTTGAAGTAGGGATTGTTATTGGTGGTGGTAACTTATTCCGCGGCCAAGCTTTGAGTCAAGCTGGTATGGACCGTGTGACAGGTGATCACATGGGGATGTTAGCAACGGTAATGAATGCTTTGGCAATGCGTGATGCGCTTGAAAGAGCGAATATTGCGACTCGTGTGATGTCGGCCATTACCATGACAGGTATTGTTGAGCCTTACGACAGACGTCGTGCGATGCGGTTAATGAAAGAAGGTGATGTGTTGATCTTCTCTGCGGGCACGGGTAACCCTTTCTTTACAACGGACTCTGCTGCTTGTTTGCGCGGTATTGAGATTGATGCCGATGTTGTATTGAAAGCGACAAAAGTAGATGGCGTTTACTCGGCGGATCCGATGAAAGATCCTGATGCCGTTAAATATGATAAATTGGGTTACGATGAAGTATTAGAGAAGCAATTGGGCGTGATGGATTTAACCGCCATTTGTTTGACTCGTGACCATTCTATGCCGTTAAGAGTATTTAATATGAACAAGCCAGGCGCCCTGATCAATATCATGGTTGGTGGCAATGAAGGCACACTGATTGAGTGA
- the bamA gene encoding outer membrane protein assembly factor BamA — protein sequence MILPACREVYVRVVLAVLLTLISVQSIAKAVEDVRIDGLVQMPSARAFDLIGFNENQSYDSGKVYQAISALFDTGFFSDIDVYEENKVLIFKLVERPSIGNLTIEGNELVKTEDLERGLKLSGLEIGEIYKPETLNQIAQELQRQYYALGRYSAKVDISVEDMPRNRTGIKINIDEGDTAKIVHINIVGNNSFDEETLTKDFESRETGYWNPFSSADEYAKAKIQGDINTLKSFYLDNGYLDFQVVSSQVSLSSDKRDVYIVVNVDEGQPYFLNDVTLSGSLPIAEDRVWKQITQKKGDLFSRSQVTEIIEGISTELGDDGYLFTNVNVIPEKLDNHTVNLSYQITPGPQVYVRRITFSGNSETQDEVLRREMTQFEGALATHSKIQSSKRRIERLGFFGNVDLRTRPVAGTTDQVDIDVVVEEQASGSIQASIGYSQEDGTVLGFGISKRNFLGTGNKLSFSASRTDSTQDYSINYDNPYFTVDGVSRGFQIFYQTSDHADDDVEDYDLDEIGVGVSYGYPISDTQRLTFGMTVKESTVKLGYDPSNETANYVDTHGDNYDDVIASLTWSDNDLVGGVLPTNGYSTKATLEVALPVGDQQYAKVGLTSQKYWNLSGSDLWLFRLKGRLGYGAGYGDSDALPFFENYYAGGAYSVRGYGASSLGPQNSYDDEDTSTSALGGNILMTGTAELIFPLPMVEDHKSVRTSIFLDGGNVFTDACLSTNTDCNEGVDLDEIRFSLGFSWTWITPIAPLSFNFARPLNAQDGDSTDVFQFQLGTTF from the coding sequence ATGATATTGCCCGCTTGTAGAGAGGTATATGTGAGAGTCGTTCTAGCTGTATTGTTGACTTTAATCAGTGTGCAAAGTATTGCAAAAGCGGTTGAGGATGTCCGAATTGATGGCCTAGTACAAATGCCATCAGCCAGAGCATTTGATTTAATCGGTTTTAATGAAAATCAGTCATATGACTCGGGTAAGGTTTATCAAGCGATTAGTGCTTTATTTGATACCGGTTTCTTTAGTGATATTGATGTCTATGAAGAAAACAAAGTGCTCATTTTTAAACTTGTTGAGCGTCCTTCTATTGGCAACCTTACAATCGAAGGTAATGAACTGGTTAAAACAGAAGACTTAGAACGAGGTCTTAAACTATCAGGGTTAGAAATTGGCGAGATATACAAGCCAGAAACTCTGAATCAAATCGCGCAAGAATTACAGCGCCAATATTACGCATTGGGCCGTTACAGTGCCAAAGTGGATATTTCTGTTGAGGATATGCCGCGAAACCGTACTGGTATTAAGATTAATATTGATGAAGGCGATACCGCGAAGATTGTTCACATCAATATTGTTGGTAATAACAGTTTTGACGAAGAGACTTTAACAAAAGATTTTGAATCTCGCGAAACCGGTTATTGGAATCCCTTCAGCTCCGCCGATGAATATGCCAAGGCTAAAATTCAGGGTGACATTAACACCTTGAAAAGCTTCTACCTTGATAATGGTTATCTAGACTTTCAAGTAGTATCTAGTCAAGTTAGTTTGTCGTCTGACAAACGTGATGTTTACATTGTGGTAAATGTTGATGAAGGCCAGCCATATTTTCTAAATGACGTGACATTGAGTGGTAGCTTACCGATTGCTGAAGACAGAGTTTGGAAGCAAATTACGCAGAAAAAAGGGGATTTGTTTTCTCGTAGCCAAGTGACGGAAATCATCGAAGGTATTTCGACTGAGCTGGGCGATGATGGATATTTATTTACCAATGTGAATGTGATTCCCGAAAAATTGGATAATCACACGGTTAATCTGAGCTATCAAATTACCCCTGGGCCGCAAGTCTATGTTCGACGCATTACCTTTAGTGGTAACAGCGAAACTCAGGACGAAGTGTTGCGTCGTGAGATGACGCAATTTGAAGGCGCGTTGGCGACTCATTCTAAAATTCAGTCATCCAAGCGTCGTATTGAGCGTTTAGGCTTCTTCGGTAATGTGGACCTACGTACTCGACCTGTGGCGGGCACGACGGATCAAGTTGATATCGATGTGGTCGTGGAAGAGCAAGCTTCAGGTAGCATTCAAGCCAGCATTGGTTATTCACAAGAAGACGGTACGGTACTGGGTTTTGGTATTTCCAAACGTAACTTCTTAGGAACGGGGAATAAATTATCCTTCAGTGCTTCTCGTACCGATTCAACTCAGGATTACTCGATTAATTATGATAATCCTTATTTTACTGTGGACGGCGTCAGTCGTGGTTTCCAGATTTTTTATCAAACCAGCGACCATGCAGACGACGATGTTGAGGATTATGATCTAGATGAAATTGGTGTTGGCGTCAGTTACGGTTACCCAATTTCGGATACGCAACGTTTAACCTTTGGTATGACGGTGAAAGAGAGTACGGTTAAGTTAGGTTACGATCCATCTAATGAAACTGCAAACTATGTTGATACTCATGGCGATAATTATGATGATGTCATCGCCAGTTTGACTTGGTCCGACAACGACTTGGTTGGTGGTGTGTTGCCAACTAATGGTTATTCCACTAAGGCAACGTTAGAAGTGGCCTTGCCTGTGGGTGATCAGCAGTACGCGAAAGTGGGGCTGACATCACAAAAGTATTGGAATTTAAGTGGTTCGGACCTGTGGTTGTTTCGTCTGAAAGGTCGTCTTGGTTACGGGGCGGGTTATGGCGACAGTGATGCCTTGCCTTTCTTCGAAAACTACTATGCGGGTGGTGCTTATTCTGTACGTGGTTATGGTGCTTCCTCATTAGGGCCGCAAAACTCATACGACGATGAAGATACCAGTACATCAGCATTAGGCGGCAATATCCTAATGACTGGAACCGCGGAACTGATTTTCCCGCTTCCTATGGTGGAAGATCATAAATCTGTTCGTACGTCGATTTTCTTAGATGGTGGTAACGTCTTTACGGATGCTTGTTTGTCGACCAATACCGATTGTAATGAAGGTGTGGATCTAGATGAAATTCGTTTCAGTCTAGGATTTAGTTGGACATGGATTACACCGATTGCGCCATTGTCGTTTAACTTTGCGAGACCGTTAAATGCACAGGATGGTGACAGTACAGACGTCTTCCAATTCCAGTTGGGTACAACTTTTTAA
- a CDS encoding phosphatidate cytidylyltransferase — translation MLLPRILSAIVMAFLFIYAVFFLDAFAFSVSMAGVVVLAAWEWARLSGVKGQVGRIGFATFVALLCYVISDYQLLTFSLYISPILWCLALYWVIRYPTPLLWQHTYARLVFGVLVMVSTWAALVVLKQSADFVVWVLLLMGLIWGADSGAYFAGRAFGKRKLARFVSPGKSWEGVIGGILLTQVGVALFCQWQAFSTLEWLLLALVALLTTAVSVLGDLTESLFKRHESLKDSSHLIPGHGGVMDRVDSLTAAAPVYVLFLLLSGWL, via the coding sequence ATGCTACTTCCTCGTATTCTTAGTGCCATCGTGATGGCTTTTTTGTTTATCTATGCGGTCTTTTTCTTAGATGCATTCGCTTTTTCTGTTTCTATGGCTGGGGTTGTTGTACTGGCGGCCTGGGAATGGGCACGTTTATCCGGTGTTAAAGGGCAAGTCGGTCGTATCGGTTTTGCGACTTTTGTCGCCCTGCTTTGTTATGTTATCTCTGACTATCAGTTATTGACCTTTAGTTTGTATATTAGTCCAATTTTATGGTGTTTGGCTTTATATTGGGTGATTCGCTACCCAACGCCTTTGCTCTGGCAACATACCTATGCGCGACTTGTGTTTGGAGTGTTGGTCATGGTCTCAACTTGGGCCGCTTTAGTGGTATTAAAGCAGTCCGCTGATTTTGTTGTTTGGGTGCTGTTATTGATGGGACTGATTTGGGGGGCTGACTCAGGGGCTTATTTTGCTGGCCGTGCATTTGGTAAGCGCAAGTTAGCAAGATTCGTCAGCCCAGGTAAATCATGGGAAGGGGTAATTGGTGGTATTCTCCTTACACAAGTGGGCGTTGCTCTTTTCTGTCAATGGCAGGCTTTTAGCACACTTGAGTGGCTTCTATTAGCTTTGGTTGCACTGTTGACGACGGCTGTCTCAGTGTTAGGGGATTTAACGGAAAGTTTGTTTAAGCGCCATGAATCGTTAAAAGATTCTAGCCATTTGATTCCAGGTCATGGTGGTGTGATGGATCGTGTCGACAGTTTGACGGCGGCAGCGCCAGTGTATGTTTTGTTTTTATTGTTAAGTGGATGGCTTTAG
- the ispC gene encoding 1-deoxy-D-xylulose-5-phosphate reductoisomerase produces the protein MQGICLLGATGSIGQSTLDIIAQHPDKFSLVSASANTSVAKMVDICRQFQPQRVVMGSQSARDELALLCADLDISFEWGESSLESIAADSAVDQVMAAIMGFAGLKPTLSGIRAGKRILLANKESLVTAGKLFMDEVANHNVCLLPIDSEHNAIYQSLPQHSAGAHKQDVDKIILTASGGPFRTWSLDEMANVTPEQACKHPNWSMGQKISIDSASLMNKGLELIEACWLFDVTPDEVDVVVHPESIIHSMVSYRDGSVISQMGNPDMKIPIAYGMTWPNRIETNVPPLNLTEIARLNFESPDLRRFPNLQLAADAWYLGGTAMATLNAANEIAVASFLQGRIGFLDIARVNHKVLHQAEVIPVNDLDVVFAADVCARKLAEACIVQETF, from the coding sequence ATGCAAGGTATTTGTCTGTTAGGCGCAACGGGCTCGATTGGGCAAAGTACGCTGGACATTATCGCTCAGCATCCAGATAAGTTTTCCCTTGTCAGTGCTTCCGCCAATACCAGTGTGGCCAAAATGGTGGATATTTGTCGTCAGTTTCAGCCACAGCGAGTAGTGATGGGCTCTCAATCTGCTCGAGACGAGTTGGCGTTGTTGTGTGCTGATCTCGATATTTCCTTTGAATGGGGTGAATCGTCTTTAGAAAGTATTGCTGCAGACAGTGCTGTCGATCAAGTGATGGCCGCGATCATGGGGTTTGCTGGTTTAAAGCCGACCTTGTCAGGGATTCGTGCAGGTAAGCGTATTCTACTAGCAAATAAAGAGTCCTTAGTCACAGCGGGCAAGTTGTTTATGGATGAGGTGGCAAATCACAATGTGTGTTTGCTGCCGATTGACAGTGAACACAATGCTATTTATCAAAGCTTGCCTCAGCATTCAGCTGGAGCGCATAAGCAAGATGTAGATAAAATTATTTTGACCGCATCTGGTGGCCCATTCCGCACTTGGTCATTAGATGAGATGGCGAATGTCACACCGGAGCAAGCTTGTAAGCATCCTAATTGGTCGATGGGGCAAAAAATTTCCATTGATTCTGCGTCCTTGATGAACAAAGGATTGGAATTAATCGAAGCTTGTTGGCTATTTGATGTTACGCCTGATGAAGTTGATGTGGTGGTTCACCCTGAAAGTATCATTCATTCAATGGTGTCGTATCGAGACGGGTCGGTCATTTCTCAGATGGGCAATCCGGACATGAAAATTCCCATCGCTTATGGCATGACTTGGCCCAATCGAATTGAAACCAATGTACCGCCTTTAAATCTTACCGAAATTGCTAGGTTAAATTTTGAGTCTCCAGACTTACGGCGATTCCCCAATTTACAGCTAGCGGCGGATGCTTGGTATTTGGGGGGGACGGCGATGGCGACCCTAAATGCGGCGAATGAAATAGCGGTTGCATCCTTTTTGCAGGGACGAATTGGTTTCCTAGACATTGCGCGTGTAAATCATAAAGTCTTGCACCAAGCTGAGGTGATCCCAGTGAATGATCTTGACGTGGTGTTTGCTGCGGATGTTTGTGCCCGCAAGCTGGCCGAAGCCTGTATTGTTCAGGAGACATTTTAA
- the lpxD gene encoding UDP-3-O-(3-hydroxymyristoyl)glucosamine N-acyltransferase, translated as MSYTLGQLAEKVGGVVKGDRNLVIDKLGTLEKGTKNELSFLANPKYQSQLAETKAGAVLVKTEELAIALDHAIIVANPYLAFAQLSHLFVPLKESWLGVHASAVVADDVQLGSNVVIGPNAVIDSGVTIADGCVIGAGSVVSRGCKIGRATRLYPNVTFYHDVEVGADCIFHSGSIIGADGFGFAPDNGQWEKIDQLGSVVIGDRVEIGSSTTIDRGALESTQIGHGVKIDNQVQIAHNVVIGDNTAIAAGAAIAGSVRIGAFCTISGCVGIAGHITITDHVHITAMSMVSKSIPEAGSYSSGMGMEPTPKWRRSVARIRRIDSMAKQVTTLEKKINKLSEKVDV; from the coding sequence ATGAGTTATACGCTAGGGCAATTGGCAGAAAAAGTGGGGGGGGTCGTCAAAGGCGATCGTAACCTCGTCATTGATAAATTGGGGACGCTTGAAAAAGGCACAAAAAACGAATTAAGTTTTTTAGCTAACCCTAAATATCAAAGCCAGCTTGCAGAGACTAAAGCGGGTGCTGTCCTAGTAAAAACCGAAGAGCTGGCGATTGCTCTTGATCATGCCATTATTGTTGCTAACCCTTACCTTGCGTTTGCGCAATTATCACATCTATTTGTTCCACTAAAAGAATCCTGGTTAGGAGTACATGCTTCTGCTGTTGTGGCCGACGATGTGCAGTTGGGTAGCAATGTAGTAATTGGCCCGAATGCGGTGATCGACAGTGGTGTCACCATCGCTGACGGTTGTGTGATCGGTGCTGGTAGTGTGGTTAGCAGAGGTTGTAAAATAGGTCGGGCAACACGTTTATATCCCAATGTCACCTTTTACCATGATGTGGAAGTGGGAGCGGATTGTATTTTTCACAGTGGTTCAATTATTGGAGCAGATGGTTTCGGTTTTGCGCCAGATAATGGTCAATGGGAAAAAATCGATCAGCTTGGCAGTGTGGTGATTGGCGATCGAGTGGAGATAGGTTCTAGTACGACGATTGATCGTGGTGCGCTTGAAAGTACTCAAATTGGTCACGGCGTTAAAATTGATAATCAAGTTCAAATTGCTCATAACGTTGTAATTGGCGATAATACCGCCATTGCTGCTGGAGCAGCGATAGCAGGGAGTGTAAGGATAGGTGCTTTCTGTACAATTTCTGGTTGCGTAGGGATTGCGGGCCATATCACAATCACAGATCATGTTCATATCACAGCGATGAGTATGGTCAGTAAATCGATTCCAGAAGCGGGCTCTTATTCCTCAGGAATGGGGATGGAACCAACGCCTAAATGGCGTCGTTCTGTCGCACGCATTAGACGAATTGATAGTATGGCGAAGCAAGTTACAACACTGGAAAAGAAAATTAATAAGCTTTCAGAAAAGGTTGATGTTTAA